The genomic segment GATCACCGCGGCCAGCACCAGCGGATCCTCGGCGCCCAGCAGCCGCTTGACCTCGTCTTCCTCCCGGATGAGCATCGTCGTCAGCACGCCGCCGAGCCCCTCGGCGCGAGCGGCCAGCAGGATGCTCCACGCAAACGGGTAGACCGACGCACCACCGGCCAGCGAGTAGCGGTCGAGGTCGCGGTCCACGGCGGCCAGCTGTGACAGGTCGGCGAACAGTGCCAGCAGCACCGGTACCTCGTCGAGGTGGGCAGCCAATCCGGCGGCCGCGGCTTCCTCGGCCTGCGCGGTTCCGGCGGCCAGGGCGGCCGCCTCGGCAGCGGGGTCGTTGACCGGCGACCACGGCCGCAATCCGGCGGCGGTCAGCGTCAGGTACCCGACCCACGGCCGACGATAGAGATCGCGGAGAGCTCCCCGAAGAACCGGGTCTTTGACCACGACCAGCCGCCAGGCCTGCGCATTGGCTCCGCTGGGGGCGAATCGCGCGGTGTCCAGAACGCGCGCCAGTACCGCGTCGTCGACCGGCTCGTCGGTGAAGTCGCGCACCGACCCGGTGCTGCGCAGGGCGTCGATCAGGTCCATCCGACCATCTTCCACCGGCGGTGCCGGTCGGAGCCGGCGCGGCACAATGGCAGACTGGTCAGCTATGAAGCCCGTGACCTGATGGTCGCGGCGCGCTGAACCCAGCACCCGATACGAAAGAATCGTTCCGCCATGGACCTGCTCGTCTTCCTGCCCCTGATCATCATCATGGGCGCATTCATGTATTTCGCCTCCCGGCGCCAGCGCAAGGCCATGCAGGCCACGATCGACCTGCACGAGTCCTTGACCATCGGCGACCGGGTTCACACCACCTCCGGCCTGCAGGCCACGATTGTCGGCATCACCGACGACAACGTCGACCTGGAGATCGCCCCCGGCGTCGTGACCACCTGGATGAAGCTGGCCATCCGTGACCGCATCGAGGACGAGGCCACGGATGCCGACTCCGACGGTGTCGTCGAGTCGGGAGCCACCGAGCTCACCGAGTCCGACGCGGACCGCCTCACCAAAGACTGATCGCCAGGCCCGCCACGTACCCTCTAGCGGGAGTTGATTGAGGACCGCACCGCGGGACGCGGCACAAACCTAGGAGAGACAACAACGTGGCATCGTCTTCGGCGCCGGTGCATCCCTACCGCTGGCTGGCGCTGTTCCTGGTCCTGCTCATCGGGGTGTACCTGCTGGTCTTCCTGACCGGGGACAAGCGCACCAGCCCCAAGCTGGGCATCGACCTGCAGGGCGGAACCCGCGTCACCCTGACGGCACGCACGCCGGACGGATCCCGTCCCACCCGTGACGCGCTCAATCAGGCGCAGCAGATCATCGGTGCCCGCGTCAACGGCCTGGGCGTGTCGGGCTCCGAAGTCGTGATCGACGGCGACAACCTCGTCATCACCGTTCCCGGCAACGACGGCAACGAGGCCCGCAACCTGGGTCAGACCGCGCGGCTGTTCATCCGCCCGGTGATCGGTCAGCCGATCCCCGTCGAAGCCATCAAGCAGCAGATGCAGGCGGCAGGCGCGCCCGGCGCCGGCGGCCCGGGGGGGCCGGTGCCCCCACCGGCACCCGGCGCACCCGCTCCCGGGGCACCCGCACCCGCACCGGCTGAAGCCGGCGGCGCGCCGCCCGCCGCACCGGCGCCGGCACCTGCTCCGGCGCCGCAGCCACGTCCGTACCCCGAGGAGCCGGCCCCGTCGCCGACACCGGCCCCGCCCGCGCCTGCGCCCGGCCCCGGTCAGCCGCCGACGGCCGCCCCGGCGCCCCCCGCGCCCGGCCAGCCGGCCCCGCCCGGACAACCCGCCCCGCCGGACCCGCGTAAGGATCTGGCCGCCCGCATCAGCTTCGAGAAGCAACTGCGGCAGAGCACCAACCAGAACCTGCTGCTGATCGCCGTGCAGTACATGGCGGGCAAGTGCGACCAGCCGGACATCCTGGCCGGTAACGACGACCCGAATCTGCCGCTGGTGGCCTGCTCGCAGGACCACAAGTACATCTACGTGTTGGATAAGTCGATCATCAGCGGTGACGAGATCAAGGACGCGTCGTCCGGCTTCGACCAGCAGAGCGGCGCCTACGTCGTCAACGTCGAGTTCAAGGAGAAGGCCTCCACCACGTGGGCGGACTTCACCGCCGCCAACATCGGCACCCAGACCGCGTTCACGCTCGACTCCCAGGTGGTCAGCGCGCCGCAGATCCGCGAGGCCATCCCCGGCGGACGCACTCAGATCAGCGGTGGCAACCCGCCGTTCACCGCCGACACCGCCAAACAACTGGCCAACGTCCTCAAGTACGGGTCGCTGCCGTTGTCCTTCGAATCGTCGGAGGCCGAAACCGTCTCGGCGACACTGGGATTGGCGTCGCTTCGGGCAGGTCTGATTGCAGGCGCCATCGGTCTGGCGCTGGTGTTGCTGTACTCGCTGCTCTACTACCGGGTGCTGGGACTGTTGACAGCGCTGTCGCTGGTCGCTTCCGGTGCAATGGTGTTCGGCATCCTGGTGTTGCTCGGCAGATACATCAACTACACCCTCGACCTGGCCGGCATCGCCGGTCTGATCATCGGTATCGGCACCACCGCCGACTCGTTCGTGGTGTTCTTCGAACGCATCAAAGACGAGATCCGAGAAGGGCGTTCGTTCCGCTCGGCGGTGCCGCGCGGTTGGGCACGCGCCCGTAAGACGATCCTGTCCGGCAACGCGGTCACCTTCCTGGCCGCCGCGGTGCTGTACTTCCTGGCCGTCGGCCAGGTGAAGGGCTTCGCGTTCACCCTGGGCCTGACCACCATCCTCGACGTCGTCGTGGTGTTCCTGGTGACCTGGCCGATGGTGTACCTGGCGTCGAAGTCGCCGACGATGGCCAAACCGGCATTCAACGGTCTCGGCGCGGTGCAGCAGATCGCCCGGGAACGGCGAGCCGCCGCCACTGCGACGGGACGGAGGTAACCCACCATGGCCAAAGACGCCGCAGACGACACTTCAGTAGATTCAAAATCCACCGCCGTCGAAGCACCCGATCTGGAGACCGTCGACACCAGCGGCGCGCCCAAGCACGGCTTCTTCGTTCGGCTCTACACCGGCACCGGCGCCTTCGAGGTCATCGGCAGGCGCAAGATGTGGTACGCCATCAGCGGCGTGATCGTGCTGGCGTGCATCCTGTCCATCGCGCTGAAGGGCTTCACCTTCGGTATCGATTTCCAGGGCGGCACGAAGGTTTCGATGCCGACGGCCGGCCAGAACGGCACCGTCACCACCCAGCAGGTCGAAGACGTCTTCAGTAAGACGCTCGGCCGGGCACCGGAGTCCGTCGTGCTCGTCGGCAACGGCGGCTCGGCGACCGTGCAGATCCGGTCGGAGGCGCTGACCAATCAGCAGACCGAGCAGCTGCGGAACGCGTTGTTCGATGCCTTCAAGCCCAAGGCTGGCAATGGACAACCCGACAAGGCGACGATCAGCGATTCGGCGGTGTCGGAGACCTGGGGTGACCAGATCACCAAGAAGGCGCTGATCGCGCTCGGGGTGTTCCTGGTGCTCGCCGCCATCTACATCACCTTCCGCTACGAGCGGTACATGGCGATCTCGGCACTCGCGACCCTGGTATTCGACCTCGTCGTCACGGCCGGGGTGTATTCGATCGTCGGCTTCGAGGTCACGCCGGCGACGGTGATCGGTCTGCTCACGATTTTGGGCTTCTCGCTCTACGACACGGTCATCGTGTTCGACAAGGTCGAGGAGAACACCCACGGCTTCGAACACACCACCCGCAGAACGTTCGCCGAACAAGCCAACCTCGCGGTCAACCAGACCTTCATGCGATCGATCAACACCAGCCTTATCTCGGTGCTGCCGATCGTGGCGCTGATCGTGGTCGCGGTGTGGCTGCTCGGTGTCGGCACGCTGATGGACCTGGCGCTGGTGCAGCTGGTCGGTGTCATTGTCGGTACGTATTCGTCGATTTTCTTCGCGACCCCGCTGCTGGTGTCGCTGCGCGAACGGACCGATCTGGTGCGCACCCACACCCGCCGGGTGCTCAACCGCCGCAAGCCTTCTGCGACGGCCAGCGACGTCGTCACCGGCGGCGCCGCCGATCTGGACGAGGCCGCCGAGGCGGTCCCGGCCGAGGCGGCCATCGGTGGCACACCGAGCGTGGGCAACAAGCCCTCGCCGGGTGCCCGTCCGGCCCGTCCCGGCCGGCCGACCGGCAAACGCAGCCCCCGCGGGCGATAGCGCGTCATGGCAGTCAGGCGCCGGGGCGCCGCCGCTGTCGCAGTGGCCGCTGTTCTGGGGTTGATCGCGCCGGGCCTCTTGACGTCGTGTTCGGGGAGCCCGGCCGACCAGATCAACTACGCCGTCGACGGCATGCTGGTCTCCTACAACACCAATACGGTGCGTGGGGCGGCGTCGGCGGGGCCGCAGGCGTTCGCTCGCGTGCTCACCGGGTTCAACTTCCATGGACCCGACGGACAGGTGTTGGCCGATCACGACTTCGGGTCGGTGTCGGTGGTGGGCCGTGATCCGCTGGTGCTCGACTACCAAATCGCCGACAACGCCGTGTATTCCGACGGCAAACCGGTGACGTGTGACGACATGGTGCTGGCGTGGGCCGCGCAGTCGGGGCGGTTCCCGGCCTTCGACGCCGCCGGCCGCGCCGGCTACCTCGACATCGACACCATCGACTGCCAGCCGGGGCAGAAGAAGGCCCGGGTGACGTACTTTCCCGGCCGGGCCATCACCGACTATCTGCAGCTGTTCACCGCCACGTCGATGATGCCGTCGCATGTGCTGGGTGACGTGCTCGGTGTCGACATCACCCGCACGATTCAGGGCGGCGACCCGGCGGCCGTCGACCGCATCGCCCAGGCGTGGAACACGACGTGGGACCTCAAGCCCGGTGTCGACCTGAAGCGCTTTCCGTCCGCGGGGCCCTACAAGATCGACTCGGTGCTGCCCGAGGGTGCGGTCGTGTTGACCGCCAACGATCGCTGGTGGGGTGCCAAGCCGATCACCAAGCGAATCACGGTGTGGCCACGCGGCGTCGACGTGCAGGACCGGATCAACAACGGCACGTTTCAGGTCGTCGACGTGGCCACCGGATCGTCGGGCACGCTGACCACGCCCGACGGCTACGACCGCCACCAGTTGCCGTCCGGCGGGATCGAGCAGCTGATCTTCGCTCCGGACGGACCGCTGGCGGCGACACCGGCCCGGCGCGCGGTCGCGCTGTGCACCCCCCGCGACCTCATCGCACTGAACGCCGAGTCGCCGATCTCGAACGTCCGGCTCAACCCGGCCAGCGACGACGCGTTCAGCGCGATCGAAGGCGTGGCGATCGGCGCCGACTTCGGTCCGGCCAACCCCGACGCCGCTCGCGACGCTCTGGGCGGCCAGCCGCTGACCGTGCGGATCGGCTACCAGGCGCCCAACCCGCGACTGGCAGCGACCGTCGGCGCCATCACCAAATCGTGTGCCGCCGCCGGCATCACCGTCGTCGATGCGACCTCCGATTCGGCGGGGCCGCAAGCGCTGCGGGACGGCAAGCTGGACGTGCTGCTGGCCAGCACCGGCGGTGCGACGGGCAGCGGGTCGACGGGATCGT from the Mycolicibacterium crocinum genome contains:
- the yajC gene encoding preprotein translocase subunit YajC; the protein is MDLLVFLPLIIIMGAFMYFASRRQRKAMQATIDLHESLTIGDRVHTTSGLQATIVGITDDNVDLEIAPGVVTTWMKLAIRDRIEDEATDADSDGVVESGATELTESDADRLTKD
- a CDS encoding nitroreductase family protein, with amino-acid sequence MDLIDALRSTGSVRDFTDEPVDDAVLARVLDTARFAPSGANAQAWRLVVVKDPVLRGALRDLYRRPWVGYLTLTAAGLRPWSPVNDPAAEAAALAAGTAQAEEAAAAGLAAHLDEVPVLLALFADLSQLAAVDRDLDRYSLAGGASVYPFAWSILLAARAEGLGGVLTTMLIREEDEVKRLLGAEDPLVLAAVIALGHPVRQVRRLTRQPVASFATVDRLDGAAFPAAGAD
- the secF gene encoding protein translocase subunit SecF, coding for MAKDAADDTSVDSKSTAVEAPDLETVDTSGAPKHGFFVRLYTGTGAFEVIGRRKMWYAISGVIVLACILSIALKGFTFGIDFQGGTKVSMPTAGQNGTVTTQQVEDVFSKTLGRAPESVVLVGNGGSATVQIRSEALTNQQTEQLRNALFDAFKPKAGNGQPDKATISDSAVSETWGDQITKKALIALGVFLVLAAIYITFRYERYMAISALATLVFDLVVTAGVYSIVGFEVTPATVIGLLTILGFSLYDTVIVFDKVEENTHGFEHTTRRTFAEQANLAVNQTFMRSINTSLISVLPIVALIVVAVWLLGVGTLMDLALVQLVGVIVGTYSSIFFATPLLVSLRERTDLVRTHTRRVLNRRKPSATASDVVTGGAADLDEAAEAVPAEAAIGGTPSVGNKPSPGARPARPGRPTGKRSPRGR
- a CDS encoding ABC transporter substrate-binding protein, which encodes MAVRRRGAAAVAVAAVLGLIAPGLLTSCSGSPADQINYAVDGMLVSYNTNTVRGAASAGPQAFARVLTGFNFHGPDGQVLADHDFGSVSVVGRDPLVLDYQIADNAVYSDGKPVTCDDMVLAWAAQSGRFPAFDAAGRAGYLDIDTIDCQPGQKKARVTYFPGRAITDYLQLFTATSMMPSHVLGDVLGVDITRTIQGGDPAAVDRIAQAWNTTWDLKPGVDLKRFPSAGPYKIDSVLPEGAVVLTANDRWWGAKPITKRITVWPRGVDVQDRINNGTFQVVDVATGSSGTLTTPDGYDRHQLPSGGIEQLIFAPDGPLAATPARRAVALCTPRDLIALNAESPISNVRLNPASDDAFSAIEGVAIGADFGPANPDAARDALGGQPLTVRIGYQAPNPRLAATVGAITKSCAAAGITVVDATSDSAGPQALRDGKLDVLLASTGGATGSGSTGSSALDAYTLFAGNGNNLPRYSNPQIDGIISALAITSDSKEQARLLADSSPILWGDMPTLPLYRQQRTVLASKKMYAVEGNPTKWGAGWNMDRWVFEK
- the secD gene encoding protein translocase subunit SecD; its protein translation is MASSSAPVHPYRWLALFLVLLIGVYLLVFLTGDKRTSPKLGIDLQGGTRVTLTARTPDGSRPTRDALNQAQQIIGARVNGLGVSGSEVVIDGDNLVITVPGNDGNEARNLGQTARLFIRPVIGQPIPVEAIKQQMQAAGAPGAGGPGGPVPPPAPGAPAPGAPAPAPAEAGGAPPAAPAPAPAPAPQPRPYPEEPAPSPTPAPPAPAPGPGQPPTAAPAPPAPGQPAPPGQPAPPDPRKDLAARISFEKQLRQSTNQNLLLIAVQYMAGKCDQPDILAGNDDPNLPLVACSQDHKYIYVLDKSIISGDEIKDASSGFDQQSGAYVVNVEFKEKASTTWADFTAANIGTQTAFTLDSQVVSAPQIREAIPGGRTQISGGNPPFTADTAKQLANVLKYGSLPLSFESSEAETVSATLGLASLRAGLIAGAIGLALVLLYSLLYYRVLGLLTALSLVASGAMVFGILVLLGRYINYTLDLAGIAGLIIGIGTTADSFVVFFERIKDEIREGRSFRSAVPRGWARARKTILSGNAVTFLAAAVLYFLAVGQVKGFAFTLGLTTILDVVVVFLVTWPMVYLASKSPTMAKPAFNGLGAVQQIARERRAAATATGRR